The genomic interval AACTGGCCTGGGCCATGCTGCCGGCGAGCACGCTGTCCACCGCCTGCGGGGCAATACCTGCCCGAGCCAGCACCGCACGCCCGGCCTTGATCCCCAGGTCGATGGGCGACACAGCGGACAGTGCGCCGCCCAGGTCTACCCAGGGGGTACGCACCATGCCCACAATGGCTGCGTCATCGAACGCTGTACACAGGCCGGCACTGCTCATGACCGACCCTGTGCGTGCAGCTGGGTCGGGCCTTCACCACGGTACAACGCATCTACCTGCACGGCCCGCCGCTGCAGCACCGCACGCTGGTTGATCGAACCCTTGTCGGTGATTTCGCCCGCGTCGATCGACGGCGGCTCTTCGAGCAGCGCCAGCCACTCGATGCGGCTGGCGTTGCCCTGGGCGTCACGGTTCAGGCGCGCCAGCCAGGCGGCAAACCAGTGGCGTACCGTTTCGCAGCCCAGCACCTCGGCATCACTGGCATCGGCCGCCAGGCCAGCAAGTGCCCGGCACTCGGGCAAACGCGGGAACACCAGCAACCCCAGGCACTCGCGGTCCGGCGCGGTTACCACGATGTCCTGCACATAGGGCGAGCCTTCCAGTACCGCTCGGTTACGCAGCGGGCCGACACTGACGAATACCCCGGACGACAACTTGAAGTCCTCGGCGATACGGCCATCGAACATCAGCCCCTGCTCGGGCTGCTGCAGGTCGGCCAGTTTCAGCGCATCGCCAGAGCAGTAGAAGCCCTCCTCGTCAAAGGCCTCGGCGGTTTGCTGCGGCGAACGCCAGTACCCCGGCATGATGTGCGGGCCACGGAAGCGCGCCTCCAGCTTGTCGGCCTGGGGTACCAGCTTCACTTCGCAACCCGGCGCCGGCAGCCCCACATAACCGGCCATCGATAACGGCCCGGTGGTGAAGGTGCAGGACGGCGCCGCTTCGGTCATGCCCAGGCCAGCCATCATGCGGATGCGCTCGCCACAGTGCTGCTCGGCGATGCGGTCCAGGCGGTCCCATACGCTTTGCGACAGGCCCGCGGCGGCGAAGAAGAACAGCTTGATGCGCGCGAAGAACACGTCACGCAACTGGGCGTCCTGTTCCAGTGCCTTGGCCAGCTCTTCCCAGCCCTTGGGTACGGTCAGGTAGGCTGTTGGCGAGATTTCGCGCAGGTTGCGCAAGGTTTCGCCGAAGCCTTGCGGGGTGGGTTTGCCCGCGTCCAGGTAAAAACTGCCACCGTTGTACAGCACGATGCCAAGGTTGTGGCTGCCGCCAAAGGTGTGGTTCCAGGGTAGCCAGTCCACCAGCACCGGCGGCTCTTCAGCAAACACCGGAAAGGTCTGCAGCAACATCTGCTGATTGGCGCAGAGCATGCGCTGGGTGGTGATCACTGCCTTGGGCAGTTTGGTGGAGCCCGACGTGAAGAGGAACTTGGCGATGGTGTCGGGCCCGGTGGCGGCAAACGCTGCATCGCCAGCAGCGGTGTCGCACGGTTGCAGCAGGCTGTCGAAGCTCAAGTGCCCACGCCCCGGCGCTTCGCCGCGCATGCTGACCACGGGTACCGACGCATCAAGCACGGCATCGAAGGCGCGCAAAAACGGCTGAGTATCGGTGGTGAACACCAGGCCGGGGGTCAACACCTGGCACACATGCCGCAGCTTGGCAAAGTCCTGCGACAGCAGCGCATAGGCCGGCGACACCGGGCAATACGGGATGCCGGCATACATGGCGCCCAGCGCAATCTGCAGATGCTCGATGTCATTGCCGGAAAACAGCGCCAACGGCCGCTCGGCGCTCAGGCCAAAGCCCAGCAGGTGGGTGGCGATGGTGCGCACCTGGCTGAGCATTTGCGCATAGGTGATCTCGCGCCAGGCGCCGTCAGGCTCACGCGCGGCAATAAAAACTGTATCGGGGCGCATCTGCGCCCAGTGCAGCAGCCGGTCGAGCAAGCGCGCAGGCAGCGGCGCCAGCGGCTCGACCGGCTGCATGCGCAGGATGCCGTCGGCTTCACTGACCTGCACCTGAGGGTGCCCGATGGACACCTGCCGGTAGGGCGTGCATTGGCCAGGGTCGGACGACCGTAAGCGGGCTTCGGTATTCACGCAGGTTGCTCCTTGTTCTTGTTGTACATCCTGCCGCCGCCCGGCGCTGCCGGTGGCGGCCAATCGCGTGTTGCTCAGATGGGATAATGCCGCGGGCCATGCTGCAGGGTGACCCAGCGCAGCTGGGTGAACTGGTCGATGGCCGTGCGGCTGCCGAAACTGCCGTAGCCACTCGACTTGACCCCGCCAAACGGCATCTGCGCCTCGTCGTGCACGGTCGGGCCATTGATGTGGCAAATGCCCGACTCCACCCGCTGGGCCAAGGCCAGCGCACGGCTGGTGTCGCGGCTGAAGATGGCTGACGACAGGCCGAACTCGGAGTCGTTGGCCAGCTTCAGCAGGGCCTCGTCACCCTCACCGCGCAACACCACCGCCACCGGCCCGAAGGACTCCTCGCGGTACAGGCGCATGCTGTTGTCGACGTGATCGAGCAGGGTCGGCTGCAGGATGCTGCCCTGCAGCTGGCCGCCGCATACCAGGCGTGCGCCCTTGGCCACGGCATCGTCGATCAAGGCCTTGATGCGCTCACCAGCCGCACCGCTGACCAGTGAGCCGAGCACTGACGTACTGGCCTGCGGGTCGCCGGCGCGCAGCCCGGTCACCTTCGCCGCCAGCTTCTCGACGAAGGCATCGGCGATGCGACTGTCCACCACCAGCCGCTCCGTGGACATGCAGATCTGCCCTTGGTTGAAGTAGGCACCAAACGCCGCGGCTTCGACTGTGGCGTCCAGGTCGGCGTCGTCCAGTACCAGCAACGGGGCTTTGCCGCCCAGCTCCAGCAAGGCTGGCTTGAGGTGCCGAGCGGCCAGCTCACCGACAATGCGCCCGACGTGGGTAGAACCGGTAAAATTCACGCGGCGCACGGCCGGGTTGGCGATCAGCCGTTCGACGATGGCCGGGGCGTCTTGCGGGGCATTGCTGATCACGTTGACAACGCCGTCACCCAGGCCTGCATCGTGCAACACCTGGCCGATCAGCCGATGCACTGCCGGGCTCAGCTCCGATGCCTTGAGCACCACCGTGTTGCCGCACGCCAGCGGCATGGCGATGGCCCGGGTGGCAAGGATGACCGGCGCGTTCCAGGGCGCGATGCCCAGCACCACGCCACAGGGTGCGCGCAAGGCCATGGCGAAACTGCCGGGTACATCCGATGGGATGACTTCGCCGGTTATCTGCGTGGTCATGGCTGCAGCTTCGCGCAGCATGTTGGCGGCCAGTTTCACGTTGAAGCCATACCAGTTGGCCATGGCCCCGGTTTCACCCGCCAGCGCGATGAACTCGTTTGCCCGCGCCTGCAGCAAGTCTGCACCGGCCAACAACCGGCTGCGGCGCTCGCCGGG from Pseudomonas fortuita carries:
- a CDS encoding feruloyl-CoA synthase; amino-acid sequence: MNTEARLRSSDPGQCTPYRQVSIGHPQVQVSEADGILRMQPVEPLAPLPARLLDRLLHWAQMRPDTVFIAAREPDGAWREITYAQMLSQVRTIATHLLGFGLSAERPLALFSGNDIEHLQIALGAMYAGIPYCPVSPAYALLSQDFAKLRHVCQVLTPGLVFTTDTQPFLRAFDAVLDASVPVVSMRGEAPGRGHLSFDSLLQPCDTAAGDAAFAATGPDTIAKFLFTSGSTKLPKAVITTQRMLCANQQMLLQTFPVFAEEPPVLVDWLPWNHTFGGSHNLGIVLYNGGSFYLDAGKPTPQGFGETLRNLREISPTAYLTVPKGWEELAKALEQDAQLRDVFFARIKLFFFAAAGLSQSVWDRLDRIAEQHCGERIRMMAGLGMTEAAPSCTFTTGPLSMAGYVGLPAPGCEVKLVPQADKLEARFRGPHIMPGYWRSPQQTAEAFDEEGFYCSGDALKLADLQQPEQGLMFDGRIAEDFKLSSGVFVSVGPLRNRAVLEGSPYVQDIVVTAPDRECLGLLVFPRLPECRALAGLAADASDAEVLGCETVRHWFAAWLARLNRDAQGNASRIEWLALLEEPPSIDAGEITDKGSINQRAVLQRRAVQVDALYRGEGPTQLHAQGRS
- a CDS encoding aldehyde dehydrogenase, yielding MLQVPLLIGGRACPASDGRTFERCNPVTGEGVSQAAAATLADADAAVAAASAAFPAWAALAPGERRSRLLAGADLLQARANEFIALAGETGAMANWYGFNVKLAANMLREAAAMTTQITGEVIPSDVPGSFAMALRAPCGVVLGIAPWNAPVILATRAIAMPLACGNTVVLKASELSPAVHRLIGQVLHDAGLGDGVVNVISNAPQDAPAIVERLIANPAVRRVNFTGSTHVGRIVGELAARHLKPALLELGGKAPLLVLDDADLDATVEAAAFGAYFNQGQICMSTERLVVDSRIADAFVEKLAAKVTGLRAGDPQASTSVLGSLVSGAAGERIKALIDDAVAKGARLVCGGQLQGSILQPTLLDHVDNSMRLYREESFGPVAVVLRGEGDEALLKLANDSEFGLSSAIFSRDTSRALALAQRVESGICHINGPTVHDEAQMPFGGVKSSGYGSFGSRTAIDQFTQLRWVTLQHGPRHYPI